A window of Elusimicrobiota bacterium genomic DNA:
GGTGAATTCATCCACGATCAGCACTTCGCCGTCTTTAACCACGTACTGAACGTCGCGCTTGTAGAGATGATGCGCCCGCAGAGCCTGGGTGATATGGTGCGGCCATTCGGCCCGCACGTCGTCGTAAATATTGGACAGGCCCAAGAGTTTCTCCGCATGGCGCACGCCGTCTTCGGTCAATGACGCGTTGTTGTTTTTCTCATCCACGACCGCGTCGTACCCCGTTTCCAAGGACGTGCCTTCGTACTTGGCCTTGATCTCCTCGCCTTCGGTGATGGCGCGAACTTTCAAATGCGGGATCAGGCGGTTGGCGATGTGGTATTTTTCCGTCGACTCCTCGGCCGGCCCGGAAATAATCAGCGGGGTGCGCGCCTCGTCGACCAAGATGGAATCCACTTCGTCGATGACGGCGTAATAAAAACCGCGCAGGCATCGCTCTTCTTTCCTGGTGACCATATTATCCCGCAAATAATCAAAACCGATTTCGTTATTGGTCACGTAAGTGATGTCCGCGGCGTAAGCCGAACGCCGGTCCGCGTTTTTCATGTCGTGCTGAACGAAGCCCACGGTCAGGCCCAAACTCTCGAAAATCGGGCCCATCCAAAACCGGTCGCGTTTGGCCAGATAATCGTTGACCGTCACGATATGCACGCCCCGCCCGGTTAATGCGTTCAGATAAGCGGGCAGGGTGGCGACCAAGGTTTTCCCTTCGCCGGTTCGCATCTCCGCGATATTGCCTTTATGAAGCACGACGCCGCCGATCAATTGCACGTCAAAATGGCGCATATTCATCGTGCGCTTGGCCGCTTCGCGCGCCAAAGCGAAAGCCTCAGGCAAAATGTCGTCGAGTTTAGCGCCTTGCTGGATACGTTCTTTAAGCTCTTGAGTTTTCTTGGGAAAGTCGTTTTGGGAAAGCTCAGCGATGGACGGCTCTAAAGCGTTAATTTGCTCCACCAAGGGCAGAATTTGCTTGATGTCGCGCTCGCTTTTAGTGCCGAAGAGCTTGCGTATCAGATCGAAAGGCATGTGTTCCAATATAGTTTAACTGTTTCAGCTTCAAAATAGACCCCCCTTGCGCAAAACTCAAAAAGCGAGATAAACTTATTATGTCTGCCTTGAGTCGGACAATCATGTCGGCAATAACGGGAGTTTTAGCGTGGCCGTATCCGTGGGGAGCCAACGGTGGGAAATCCTGGACTCCGGTCAATGGCGCAACGTGTCTTTATGATACGAAGACGCGTTTGCCTCAAATTTTAATTTCAAAGCGTCTCTACCAAACGGCCAAATCTTGGAACCTGAAAAATCAACTCGGCAAACTCCAAAGCGTTCCCGCCTGCGCCGAGGGCGGCGCGCGTTTCGCGGTCATCGGTGATACGGAACCGGGCCGGTTTCTTTTTTCCCGGCTTCTCTGGGGGCGTCCCGGCGTAGCAAAAACATTAATCCGCAACATTCAGAAAGAACGCATTGAATTTTCCGTTCAGTTAGGAGACATGGTCAGTTGCGGCACCGAACAACACTATGGAAATTTTTTCGAAAAACTGTCTTCGCTCAAGCCGTCCGCTCCGTACCTGAGCGTTCTTGGCAACCATGACCGCCGCTACCCCCACGGCGTGGCGGACGCCGCGCTTTACGAAGAACTGCTCGCTCCGGCCAATCATTATTTCGACCGCGGACTCTGTCGCTTCATCTTCGTGGACACCACGGCCGGCGGCGTCAATGCCGCGCAAATTGAATGGCTCAACCGCGCTTTAAACACGACGCTGACGAAAATCGTTTTCATCCATATTCCGCCGATGCAGGTTAAATCCCTTCTGCCCTGGGGGCGCGGCGGCTTCATCAAAGGCAGCGAGGATTTCGTCAACCTCATGTCCGACTGCCGTGTTGCGCGGGTCTACATGGGCCATGTCCACGGTTTCGGCATTTCCGAATATCAGGGCGTGCGCTATGTCCTCTCCGGCGGCGGCGGTTCGCCGTTGTACCCGTCCCCCCTTCAACGCTTTTACCACTTCATCACGGTTGACGCGTCTCCCGAAGGCGTTCATGAAACCGTGCACTGCCTCGACGGCAAATCCTTCTACCTGGCTTAAATTTTCTTATTAAAATATCAAGGTCTCTCTGATTGAAAACCTTTTTTGAAAGCGGCCAATAGAGCACGGCCCTCCGCTCTCTTTTTATCGGCGCTCTCCTCAAGAAAACCTGCGGCCAAAGCATCCATAAACGGCGAATCCGGGTCCTCGGATTCCTTCAATAACCGCTCCACGTAGGCCGCGGCATCCGAGGACGCGAGCGCGCGGACCTCCCTGCCAAGCAATGCGGCCCCGGCGGTCTCATAGTCCTCATGGACCAAGCCAGGCTTTCCGGCCAAATCAAAGCGCCGGTCATCTTTAATGCCGCCGGCATAATTGTGAAGCCAGTACTCAATATCCCTGGCGTCATCCCGGCGCTTCGCGTCATTGCGCGCCTTGCGTTCAAGATAGGCAATCACTTTCAAAAGAACAAAACCAGACACAGTGATCACCGGCACGGGAAGTTCCTTCTCCGAAGCGGCCTTACGCGCCGCGGCGCAGACTTCATCAAAACCCAACACCGACATTTCAAGTTCGGATTTCGGCCAAGTTATCTTTCCATCCGGGGCAATCTCCCGCCCGTATGGAATGAGATCAACCATCGCGGTCCCAAGGTGCAAGCGATGTTCAATTCTGGGATTGGGCTTAAAATCGCGCTTCATCAGTTCTTCGTGAAACTTTTGATAAGTAGGCCAGTCACGCACGTACACGCCGAAGTCGGCGTCGTTGGTGCGCCGGAACCGCGGATAATCGGAGCCCATCTCCGGCGTAAACTCCGCCATCAACGCCCCGACTAAAACGATGTCGAGTTTAAGGCTTTCCGCGGCTCCGCAAACTTCCTCAACCGCCTTCTTAAGCGCTTTATCCATGAACACTTCCGGCTTCAAGGAAGCGTTCGTAAATCATTTGCGCCGTTTCCACCTCGCGCGCGCCTCCGGCCTCCAGAAGCTCGGCATAAATTAAAAGAGGAGTCGCCAAGGGCCATGGAACTTTCAATTCACCCCCGATCGCCGCGGCGCCAAAGAGCCGGAACACCGTCACATTGCCGGCCGCATCATCGCGCAGCATAGGCTCCCCCTCCAGCTTCGTCCTCGCTTGATCGTCCACAAAAAGCGCAACGGCATCCGGCTCCAAATAATGAGTCATCTCCCGCGCGGCCATGCCGCCGGTAACGGCCCAGTGGCCTCCCATACCGGCCAAACGCTGCGCAAATCCTTCAAGAATTTCCTGCGGCGCCCGCATCTTGTGCCTGTAACGCCCCAGCAGGCATACAGGCCGCAGCTTAAAGGCATACCCTCGCACAAATAACTCAATCAACCCCTTAATATCGCCGAATCGCTTCGTGCCCCCAGCCGCAGGCAAAAGCCACTGCCCATTTTGCAGTTCTTTCATGACGGCTTGCGCGGTCCCGAGGGCAACATCCGCCCCTCCCGCGATCGCTCGCAAAGGGTCTCCCACGGCTTGGGGGTGAGTGAGAAGATAATGAATAATTTTAAGCCCGCCCATCTCGATGAGCCTTCCCGGCTCAGCTTTCAAGGGCCGATCCGGTTTCCTGCCCCGAATATCAACCACCACTTGCGGAGGCTTCTGGATAAAAGCGTTGCCTTGAGCGTCAATAAAAAAAACGCCCGCTCTGCGGAACTCCTCCGCCGCCGGCTCCGGAATCCAATGGGTAAAAACCATCGCTCCCGCATTGCCGGCTTGGCCTTTCAACTGAAGAATAATATGAAGCGCTTGGTTACGGTTGTCAATTCGCGCCTTCACCTCTATGGCCAAATTCACAGCCGGCTTAGTTCCGATGTGGAGGTCAAAATCATAACCGCGTTTCGCCGCTTCCAAACGAAGAGGCAACCCAGGCCCCATGGCTTCTTTGAGCCTCTCCATACAAGCCTTAGCCAGCTCTATAGTGTTCT
This region includes:
- a CDS encoding metallophosphoesterase, which translates into the protein MSAITGVLAWPYPWGANGGKSWTPVNGATCLYDTKTRLPQILISKRLYQTAKSWNLKNQLGKLQSVPACAEGGARFAVIGDTEPGRFLFSRLLWGRPGVAKTLIRNIQKERIEFSVQLGDMVSCGTEQHYGNFFEKLSSLKPSAPYLSVLGNHDRRYPHGVADAALYEELLAPANHYFDRGLCRFIFVDTTAGGVNAAQIEWLNRALNTTLTKIVFIHIPPMQVKSLLPWGRGGFIKGSEDFVNLMSDCRVARVYMGHVHGFGISEYQGVRYVLSGGGGSPLYPSPLQRFYHFITVDASPEGVHETVHCLDGKSFYLA